ATCTTTTTCATGCCCTTCTTGCCGTCAAAGTAGACGATGCCACCTTTGCCAAATTCAAACAGCACCTGCCGGCACGCCCCGCACGGTGGAATCTCTGGTACCTTATTGTTCACAATATAGATTGCGCGTATCATTTCGCCACGCTTCTCAGTAACCTTCTGCATCGCCGCCGAAACCGCCGAGCGTTCGGCGCAGATCGTCAGGCCATACGATGCATTCTCAACATTGCAGCCAAGATAGACATTGCCATCGCTCGCCAACAGAGCTGCGCCGACGTGAATGCCCGAGTAGGGTGCGTATGCCTGGTTTGAGGCTTTGATTGCCTGTTCGCGCAGCTCAGTTATGGCTTGTTTCGTTAATGGATTGGTTTTCATGAGTTCTAGAGCAACGCCGCAATCTGCACTGCGTTCAGCGCAGCGCCCTTCAGCAGCTGGTCACCCGCGATAAAGACATTCAGCGCCTTTTCGGGCATGCTCACGTCTTTG
The sequence above is a segment of the Turneriella parva DSM 21527 genome. Coding sequences within it:
- a CDS encoding cytidine deaminase: MKTNPLTKQAITELREQAIKASNQAYAPYSGIHVGAALLASDGNVYLGCNVENASYGLTICAERSAVSAAMQKVTEKRGEMIRAIYIVNNKVPEIPPCGACRQVLFEFGKGGIVYFDGKKGMKKMLIDKILPEAFRL